The following proteins come from a genomic window of Paenibacillus sp. CAA11:
- a CDS encoding VOC family protein produces MNFASVRIITDDVDRLVEFYEKVMGVPAERLAPVFAELALSSCTLAIGHSQTTQLFGAGSVVGANNRTVIIEFRVEDIEAEYVRLKPFVDNWVMEPTTMPWGNRSMLFRDPDGNLINLFEPVTEDAIKRLRGRH; encoded by the coding sequence GTGAATTTCGCTTCTGTACGCATCATTACTGACGACGTGGATCGTCTCGTCGAGTTCTATGAAAAAGTCATGGGAGTCCCGGCGGAGCGACTCGCGCCCGTATTTGCCGAACTCGCCTTGTCATCATGCACCCTTGCCATTGGCCACTCCCAGACGACGCAGCTATTCGGTGCCGGTTCCGTAGTGGGGGCCAATAATCGAACTGTTATTATTGAGTTCCGGGTCGAAGATATCGAAGCCGAATACGTGCGCTTGAAGCCATTTGTCGATAATTGGGTAATGGAACCGACCACGATGCCGTGGGGGAACCGTTCTATGTTGTTCCGCGATCCCGATGGCAACCTTATTAACCTTTTCGAGCCGGTGACCGAGGATGCGATTAAACGGCTTAGAGGTAGACATTGA
- the csaA gene encoding chaperone CsaA: MATIDDFTALDIRVGTIKEAEFFGEAKIPAIKLKIDFGPEIGMKASSAQITKRYKAEEIVGKQVIGIVNFPPRRIAGFKSEVLVLGGVPEKGDVILLKPDTEIPNGTPIA; this comes from the coding sequence TTGGCAACGATCGATGATTTTACAGCACTAGATATTCGTGTCGGAACGATTAAGGAAGCGGAGTTTTTTGGAGAGGCAAAAATTCCGGCGATCAAGCTTAAGATTGATTTTGGACCGGAGATTGGAATGAAAGCTTCAAGCGCACAAATAACTAAGCGGTACAAAGCTGAAGAAATAGTAGGAAAGCAAGTTATAGGAATCGTCAATTTTCCTCCTCGGCGCATTGCGGGATTTAAATCGGAGGTATTAGTTCTGGGAGGCGTCCCGGAAAAAGGGGATGTCATTCTATTGAAGCCAGATACTGAAATCCCTAATGGTACTCCTATTGCATAA
- a CDS encoding aldo/keto reductase, whose amino-acid sequence MQTVTLNNGIKMPIIGFGVYQVPDAEECENAVYEALMAGYRLIDTASGYLNEEAVGRAIKRSGIPREELFITTKLWVQDASYESAKLAFAKSLNKLQLDYLDLYLIHQPFGDYYGAWRAMEELYREGKIKAIGVSNFLPDRLMDLIMHNEIVPAINQIETHPFYQQTENAAFMKELGVQHQSWSPFAEGRGNLFSNEVLASIAEKHNKSIAQVVLRWLVQREVVVIPKSVRKERIVENIDIFDFELSTGDMDQIASLDTGESLFLSYHDPEVAKRMANWKFDL is encoded by the coding sequence ATGCAAACCGTAACATTGAACAACGGAATAAAGATGCCGATCATCGGCTTCGGGGTCTACCAGGTTCCCGATGCGGAAGAATGCGAGAACGCCGTATATGAAGCGCTGATGGCCGGTTACCGCCTGATTGACACCGCCTCAGGTTATCTGAACGAGGAAGCAGTCGGACGCGCGATCAAGCGCAGCGGCATACCGCGTGAGGAACTGTTCATCACGACCAAGCTCTGGGTTCAAGACGCAAGCTACGAGAGTGCCAAACTGGCATTTGCCAAATCGCTGAATAAGCTGCAGCTCGACTATCTCGATCTGTACCTTATTCACCAACCGTTCGGCGACTACTACGGGGCTTGGCGTGCGATGGAAGAGCTGTACCGTGAAGGCAAAATTAAGGCCATCGGGGTTAGTAACTTCCTGCCCGATCGTCTGATGGACCTCATCATGCATAACGAAATCGTGCCCGCCATCAACCAGATCGAAACGCACCCATTCTACCAGCAGACGGAGAACGCTGCTTTTATGAAAGAGCTGGGAGTTCAGCATCAGTCATGGTCGCCGTTCGCAGAAGGACGGGGCAACCTGTTTAGCAATGAAGTGCTGGCCTCAATCGCAGAGAAACACAACAAGTCTATCGCCCAGGTCGTCCTTCGCTGGCTGGTCCAGCGTGAAGTCGTTGTCATTCCAAAATCGGTGCGCAAAGAGCGGATCGTTGAAAACATCGACATTTTCGACTTTGAGTTGAGCACAGGCGACATGGATCAAATTGCGAGCCTTGATACGGGGGAAAGTCTATTCTTATCGTACCACGATCCGGAAGTGGCCAAGAGGATGGCCAACTGGAAATTCGACCTGTAA
- a CDS encoding GNAT family N-acetyltransferase yields the protein MQEIKTDRLILRNFSEKDASGMLEYLANPRVNCFLDDRISTLNDAICSAKNKSQDDSHIAVCLRDNGNLIGELFYLKEEPDTYSVGWNFNHNYEGKGYASESAEALLQYLFTQKEARRIYAYVEDDNHKSQKLCEKLGMRKEGCFMEFISFTNYDDGTPKYENTLQYALLKKEWLKAMNI from the coding sequence ATGCAAGAAATTAAAACCGATCGATTAATATTAAGGAACTTTTCTGAGAAGGATGCCTCAGGCATGTTAGAGTATTTGGCCAATCCAAGGGTCAATTGTTTCCTTGACGACAGAATTTCAACTTTGAATGACGCCATCTGTAGCGCAAAGAACAAGAGTCAAGATGACTCACATATTGCTGTATGCCTGAGGGATAACGGCAATCTGATTGGAGAATTATTTTATTTAAAAGAAGAGCCCGATACCTATAGTGTAGGCTGGAATTTCAACCATAACTATGAGGGGAAAGGATATGCCAGTGAAAGTGCGGAAGCTTTATTACAGTATCTCTTCACTCAAAAAGAAGCAAGGAGGATTTATGCATATGTTGAAGATGATAACCATAAATCCCAGAAGCTATGTGAGAAATTAGGGATGCGTAAAGAGGGCTGTTTCATGGAATTTATCTCATTCACCAATTACGACGACGGAACGCCCAAATACGAGAACACCCTGCAATATGCTTTGCTCAAAAAAGAATGGTTAAAAGCCATGAATATCTAG
- a CDS encoding TetR/AcrR family transcriptional regulator, whose translation MARTKAFDTNEILHKAMNIFGNRGYEGTSLPDLIAGLGIARQSIYDTYGTKWELFFAAVKHYMDQKNQELKEYCDGPGTAASKVEQAFTTIIKVLIDPELRLQCFIISSAIEQAPHNEELAAYLQANTELSEQIFYTMLERAVEEGEIGHEVNIRDLARFLVHERIALITSAKLGMDESRLFGILQMVMAIFLTMQGQGSKAADPS comes from the coding sequence ATGGCAAGAACGAAGGCCTTTGATACGAATGAAATTCTGCATAAAGCTATGAATATCTTCGGGAACCGTGGCTATGAGGGCACCTCGCTGCCGGATTTAATCGCTGGGCTGGGCATTGCCCGCCAAAGCATATATGATACGTATGGAACGAAGTGGGAGCTGTTTTTCGCAGCAGTTAAGCATTATATGGATCAGAAGAATCAGGAGTTGAAGGAGTATTGTGATGGGCCGGGAACGGCCGCCAGCAAGGTGGAACAAGCATTCACCACAATCATTAAAGTCCTTATAGACCCGGAGCTGCGTCTGCAGTGCTTCATTATTAGCAGCGCTATCGAGCAGGCGCCTCATAATGAGGAGCTGGCGGCTTACTTGCAGGCGAATACCGAACTGTCGGAGCAGATCTTCTACACGATGCTGGAACGCGCGGTGGAAGAAGGGGAAATAGGCCATGAGGTGAACATCCGAGACCTGGCCCGGTTCCTGGTGCATGAGCGGATCGCCCTGATCACGTCAGCCAAGCTGGGAATGGATGAGTCGAGGCTGTTTGGCATCCTACAGATGGTCATGGCGATCTTCCTGACCATGCAAGGACAAGGCAGCAAAGCGGCAGATCCAAGCTAA
- a CDS encoding MerR family transcriptional regulator: MHTVKEAAQITGLTEHAVRFYTDKGLVPSVQRNQNNIRLFDEESINWLHGVKCLKQSGMPIEAIKMYIDLCLEGDSTIPQRYALMMEHKEAALIKLEEAKRHIAHLEEKTALYQAILEHRSPDTTNPGNWGKIQYMHSDVFYSPSVRESY, encoded by the coding sequence ATGCATACGGTCAAAGAAGCTGCCCAGATCACGGGACTCACGGAGCACGCCGTACGTTTTTACACGGATAAGGGCCTGGTACCGAGCGTACAGCGCAATCAAAACAACATTCGGTTGTTCGACGAGGAATCAATCAACTGGCTGCATGGCGTCAAATGCCTCAAACAATCCGGAATGCCGATTGAAGCCATTAAAATGTACATCGATTTATGTCTCGAAGGGGATTCGACGATCCCGCAGCGCTATGCACTCATGATGGAGCATAAAGAAGCGGCGCTCATTAAGCTCGAAGAAGCCAAACGGCATATTGCCCATTTGGAGGAGAAAACTGCTCTATATCAGGCCATTCTGGAGCACCGTTCCCCAGACACAACCAACCCTGGTAACTGGGGCAAAATTCAATATATGCATAGTGACGTATTTTACTCGCCCTCTGTTCGTGAGTCATATTAG
- a CDS encoding carbohydrate deacetylase codes for MKHLIINADDFGLSPGVNRGIIEAYQAEGISSTTLMVNMPGFADAVRLAGLHPELGVGLHVNLTYGRPISDPRLVPSLVQADGQFLPASEIYYRELRDIETELSAQWERFIATGLRPTHLDAHHHLHQIFPNVYEAMARLAVKEGIPMRRLQKPQVRSGNAALLPLTTKQVLLDTYEGDNGLQKLLYYLRNLQHGSTEIMCHPGYVDEPLRVISTLTKEREAELAVFRNPAISRAIRALGIRLIHYGMLGSVENRFDLAQTEAVPHEDTIPPVVPLQPLTPKRTLTQRKKPGNRKLKSSSLAWRKQRRPALPRKKPRVAARKKKRTLKPQHSRTY; via the coding sequence ATGAAACATTTGATCATCAATGCCGACGATTTCGGCCTGTCTCCAGGCGTGAACAGAGGAATTATCGAGGCTTACCAAGCTGAAGGGATCAGCAGCACAACATTAATGGTGAACATGCCCGGCTTTGCGGATGCCGTTCGGCTTGCAGGCTTGCATCCTGAGCTCGGAGTGGGCCTGCATGTGAACCTGACCTACGGCCGGCCTATATCCGATCCGAGGCTCGTCCCGTCTCTCGTTCAAGCAGACGGTCAATTTCTTCCTGCCAGCGAGATATACTATAGAGAACTGCGCGATATTGAAACAGAATTATCGGCCCAATGGGAGAGGTTCATTGCCACAGGTCTGCGTCCGACGCACCTGGATGCACATCACCATCTGCATCAGATTTTTCCTAACGTGTATGAAGCTATGGCGCGGTTGGCAGTCAAAGAAGGCATCCCTATGCGGCGGCTTCAGAAGCCGCAGGTCAGGAGTGGAAACGCCGCTTTGCTGCCGCTAACTACGAAGCAGGTCTTACTGGATACTTATGAAGGCGATAATGGGCTGCAGAAGCTGCTCTACTATCTCCGCAATCTACAGCACGGATCGACTGAAATTATGTGTCACCCCGGATATGTGGACGAGCCGTTACGAGTAATCTCTACACTAACCAAAGAACGAGAGGCCGAGCTGGCTGTGTTCCGCAACCCGGCGATCAGCAGAGCCATTCGAGCTCTCGGCATTCGCCTGATCCATTACGGAATGCTCGGGTCTGTCGAGAACAGATTTGATCTCGCACAGACCGAGGCTGTCCCCCATGAGGACACCATCCCTCCAGTCGTACCGCTACAGCCGCTGACGCCAAAGAGAACCCTAACGCAACGAAAGAAACCTGGAAACCGAAAGCTCAAGTCCAGCTCATTGGCATGGAGAAAACAGCGCCGGCCGGCACTCCCAAGGAAGAAGCCTCGGGTCGCTGCGAGGAAGAAGAAGAGAACCTTAAAACCGCAGCACTCACGAACATACTAG